The following proteins are encoded in a genomic region of Paenibacillus sp. FSL R7-0273:
- a CDS encoding DUF4304 domain-containing protein has translation MQELFKEIITNDIKPFFKQHDYRKKALNFHKTEAGFIYKINFQRYPYNTSSKLMFYINCSIHSAELAELQSKQPDNLPALDFKSHFTARIRAICPTAPDIYTLTPETDRETFTAELIRHLEEALSFMHAMTSARDIADYYIDRTSLYMSEEIFRLLLHSGDQETANDYLARLQAKYGTEKRWAIFERKYDAVWAEYGLDRY, from the coding sequence ATGCAAGAGCTGTTTAAAGAGATCATTACGAATGACATCAAACCCTTTTTCAAACAGCATGATTATCGTAAAAAGGCTTTGAATTTCCACAAAACAGAGGCTGGTTTTATCTACAAAATCAATTTTCAAAGGTACCCGTACAACACCTCGAGCAAGCTTATGTTCTATATCAATTGCAGTATCCATTCTGCCGAGCTGGCAGAGCTCCAGTCCAAGCAGCCCGATAATCTGCCGGCTCTGGACTTCAAGTCTCATTTTACCGCGCGGATCAGAGCAATCTGTCCCACAGCTCCCGACATTTATACGCTGACACCTGAGACGGACCGGGAGACCTTCACAGCTGAGCTTATCCGTCATTTGGAGGAGGCCCTCAGCTTCATGCATGCCATGACAAGCGCCAGGGACATTGCAGATTACTATATAGATAGGACATCATTGTATATGAGTGAAGAGATTTTCCGGCTGCTGCTGCACTCAGGGGATCAGGAGACGGCAAACGATTATTTAGCCAGGCTTCAAGCAAAATACGGTACCGAGAAGCGGTGGGCAATCTTTGAGCGGAAGTATGATGCTGTTTGGGCAGAGTACGGGCTGGATAGGTATTGA
- a CDS encoding DUF4317 domain-containing protein: MNKKEVAHIRKQFKLDHDLLSLYDILNVYVMKETNEIYHWERLPFGLVDREKQELYMGNFKKLLTGELDHKLFELKFQDEAEEPAKVMLHQGLITGDPEEWQDLMLLLVDRMLADTKYEKDTVITFVRGQYHRPTKARNEANEESEKNETFAHQFILCSVNSTEQQRKHLMFDYVEKEFKYSVIVDPIVKLSSPEQGFLYPSVTDNYSDINRVLYCTGKSNYPDPQFIEQVLNAESSITAMEERAYFEDIVKEIAGEHLDSTTIAQVYEQIQQVIEDGQGEEEPATLDFKDVERVLKVSGVEDVTAEKVERAFETIIDDRNYEMKAASVMPKFTTKSIKIETKVATISVSPQDLRYVKQVNYQGKRCIMIEVDEDVVIEGFTLSTEEL; the protein is encoded by the coding sequence ATGAATAAAAAAGAAGTAGCGCATATCCGCAAGCAGTTTAAGCTCGACCATGATTTGCTGAGCCTGTACGATATTCTGAACGTGTACGTGATGAAGGAAACGAACGAGATTTATCACTGGGAGCGCCTGCCGTTTGGCCTCGTGGACCGGGAGAAGCAGGAGCTGTACATGGGCAATTTCAAAAAGCTGCTGACCGGTGAGCTGGACCACAAGCTGTTCGAGCTGAAGTTTCAGGATGAAGCGGAGGAGCCGGCCAAGGTTATGCTGCACCAGGGGCTGATCACAGGGGATCCGGAAGAGTGGCAGGACCTCATGCTGCTGCTGGTGGACCGGATGCTGGCAGATACCAAGTATGAAAAGGACACGGTAATCACCTTCGTACGCGGGCAGTACCACCGGCCGACCAAAGCCAGAAATGAAGCAAACGAAGAAAGTGAGAAGAACGAGACGTTCGCACACCAGTTCATTCTGTGCAGCGTGAATTCTACCGAGCAGCAGCGGAAGCACCTCATGTTCGACTATGTAGAGAAGGAATTTAAATATAGTGTCATCGTTGATCCGATTGTGAAGCTCAGCTCACCGGAGCAGGGGTTCCTCTATCCGAGTGTGACGGATAATTATTCGGATATTAACCGCGTGCTGTACTGTACAGGCAAATCGAATTATCCGGACCCGCAGTTCATCGAGCAGGTGCTGAATGCAGAATCTTCTATAACGGCGATGGAGGAGAGAGCTTATTTCGAGGATATCGTGAAGGAGATTGCCGGCGAGCATCTGGATTCAACCACCATCGCCCAGGTGTATGAGCAGATTCAGCAGGTTATCGAGGACGGGCAGGGTGAGGAAGAGCCGGCTACGCTGGATTTTAAGGATGTCGAACGCGTTCTGAAGGTAAGCGGCGTGGAGGATGTTACGGCGGAAAAAGTGGAGCGGGCCTTCGAGACGATCATCGACGACCGGAATTACGAGATGAAGGCAGCCAGCGTAATGCCGAAATTCACCACCAAATCGATCAAAATCGAAACCAAGGTAGCTACCATCTCCGTCAGCCCGCAGGATCTGCGTTATGTGAAGCAGGTTAATTACCAGGGTAAACGCTGCATCATGATCGAGGTTGATGAGGACGTGGTGATTGAAGGGTTTACGCTTAGTACGGAGGAGCTGTAA
- a CDS encoding AraC family transcriptional regulator: MPRKKKPVIEYRHYSLPIQFPVLLLSGDRWRISDIKSEHLHFHNHLEIGICYSDSGIMEIKGEAVPFKAGDITFLPRFLPHTTYSSKDSASLWSYLFFSPEELFQHSFKSAYSSFEPNLWRVQGRNCVLSRELHPKVYYLATSIVEELKQQRPYYQESAYGLLQSLYIELLRIYSANELLAGQESEQALKGDFVISPALEYITKHYMTPITIDFLAELCHLSTTHFRRKFHEIMGTAPLDFLTSTRIEEACKQLKSTDDSILSISEQVGFHSISSFNRCFSRLMGTSPKEWRKGAQSEAQSAKASILEFTGWV; the protein is encoded by the coding sequence ATGCCCAGAAAAAAGAAGCCCGTCATTGAGTACCGCCACTACAGCCTGCCCATTCAATTCCCTGTCCTGCTGCTGAGCGGGGACCGCTGGAGAATTTCCGACATTAAGTCGGAGCATCTGCATTTTCACAACCATCTGGAAATCGGGATCTGTTACTCGGACAGCGGAATCATGGAGATTAAAGGAGAGGCCGTCCCTTTTAAAGCCGGAGATATCACCTTTCTGCCGCGCTTCCTTCCCCATACCACGTACAGCTCGAAGGATTCGGCCAGCCTGTGGTCCTACCTTTTTTTCTCACCGGAGGAGCTGTTCCAGCATTCCTTCAAAAGCGCTTACAGCAGCTTCGAGCCTAATCTGTGGAGAGTCCAGGGCCGAAATTGTGTGCTGAGCAGGGAGCTGCACCCTAAGGTGTATTATCTGGCCACCTCCATCGTGGAGGAGCTGAAGCAGCAGCGGCCGTATTATCAGGAAAGTGCTTACGGCTTATTGCAATCGCTTTATATCGAGCTGCTGCGGATTTATTCCGCGAATGAGCTGCTGGCCGGACAGGAGAGCGAGCAGGCGCTGAAGGGGGATTTTGTGATCTCTCCGGCGCTGGAGTATATCACGAAGCACTATATGACGCCGATTACGATCGACTTTCTGGCCGAGCTATGCCACCTGAGCACCACCCATTTCCGCAGAAAATTCCACGAAATCATGGGCACCGCGCCGCTGGATTTCCTGACCAGTACACGCATCGAGGAAGCCTGCAAGCAGCTAAAAAGTACGGATGATTCCATCCTCTCCATCTCCGAGCAGGTCGGCTTTCATTCCATCTCCAGCTTTAACCGCTGCTTCTCCCGGCTGATGGGCACCTCGCCCAAAGAGTGGCGTAAGGGTGCACAGTCCGAGGCGCAGTCGGCGAAGGCATCGATCCTGGAGTTTACGGGCTGGGTGTAG
- a CDS encoding glycoside hydrolase family 88/105 protein: MLQLDYDKELILSVIDKVTKKTLAMDLTWDWPCGVAYYGVSRAYKVTGNKEYLDTLIRWADEYIELGLPTWTVNTCAMGHMLITLYEETGNQKYWDIVMSKVDYLQNSALRFGDNVLQHTVSANNDFPEQAWADTLFMAAFFLLRVGSKLKDQTLINDALNNYYWHIKYLQNPSTGFWYHGYNNVKQDHMSGFYWGRANAWGAYTMSQVKPLLHEWYLYPQCMDIECSVRDQLAALKLVQTENGLWRTVLNDEGSYEEVSASAGIAAAMVNNGNPLHTKYVQKALKGILENISEDGRVLNVSGGTAVMKDREGYCNIPKDWIQGWGQGLALAFLSDMIQ, from the coding sequence ATGCTTCAACTGGATTATGATAAGGAACTGATTTTGAGCGTTATCGATAAGGTAACCAAGAAGACACTGGCTATGGACTTAACCTGGGACTGGCCTTGCGGCGTAGCATATTACGGGGTATCGAGAGCCTACAAGGTTACTGGAAACAAGGAGTACCTCGACACGCTGATCCGCTGGGCAGATGAATATATTGAGCTGGGCCTGCCAACCTGGACGGTTAACACCTGTGCGATGGGGCACATGCTGATTACACTCTATGAAGAGACCGGCAACCAGAAGTACTGGGATATTGTAATGAGCAAGGTGGATTACCTGCAAAATAGCGCGCTCCGCTTCGGAGACAACGTGCTGCAGCATACGGTATCGGCGAACAATGATTTTCCTGAGCAGGCTTGGGCGGATACGCTGTTCATGGCGGCCTTCTTCCTGCTGCGTGTCGGCAGCAAGCTGAAGGACCAGACCCTGATCAACGATGCCCTGAACAATTACTACTGGCATATCAAATATCTGCAAAATCCTAGCACTGGCTTCTGGTATCACGGCTACAACAATGTGAAGCAGGATCATATGTCCGGCTTCTACTGGGGCAGAGCGAATGCCTGGGGCGCGTACACCATGTCGCAGGTTAAACCGCTGCTGCATGAATGGTACCTGTACCCGCAGTGTATGGATATCGAGTGCTCGGTACGTGACCAGCTGGCTGCACTCAAGCTTGTCCAGACTGAGAACGGCCTCTGGCGCACGGTACTGAATGACGAGGGCTCCTATGAGGAAGTGTCCGCGTCTGCAGGTATTGCGGCGGCAATGGTTAACAACGGCAATCCGCTGCACACCAAATATGTACAAAAGGCGCTTAAGGGCATTCTCGAGAACATCAGTGAAGACGGACGTGTACTCAATGTATCCGGCGGGACTGCTGTCATGAAGGACCGTGAAGGCTACTGCAATATTCCAAAAGACTGGATCCAGGGCTGGGGCCAAGGCTTAGCGCTTGCCTTCCTGTCCGATATGATTCAATAG
- the gnpA gene encoding 1,3-beta-galactosyl-N-acetylhexosamine phosphorylase, with amino-acid sequence MTKHTKGSFTLPGESGYEKLTLELAERWGADVIRDSDGTKLSDEIINAGYGIYSTICIIRDHNEWASQNPDKLQQSFLITNPKVAVQDYLSIYVMEDFFADQFRVNDSKEAFKYWQVVDRTTGEELPREQWNYDRESGNVVLTGITPWHKYTVSFMAYRIWEEISMYNHTTNNWTKDHLMQIDPMYSETQEYMLDWMEQWCVEHKETTVVRFTSLFYNFAWIWGSSERNRHLFSDWGSYDFTVSARALDLFAKKYGYSLTAEDFVNGGKYRVSHIPAEQRKLDWMEFINDFVIGFSKQLIDIVHSHGKLAYVFYDDSWVGMEPYNDRFEEFGFDGMIKCVFSGYEARMCSGVKVDTHEIRLHPYLFPVGLGGAPTFMEGGDPTLDAKKYWINIRRALLREPIDRMGLGGYLHLVEPYPDFCDYIEKIADEFREIKELHSKGKPYQVKTKVAVLHSWGKLRSWTLSGHFHETFMHDLIHINEALSGSPVEVQFIDFEDIRQGVLNNVDVVINAGAAGSAWSGGKHWNDSKVVDILTKWVYEGGTFIGVNQPSAVEGYDTFFRMAHVLGVDEDTGARVVHGRWAFEAKDELGLLPEGATIEAKQGIYLTDGAASVVQQSGGRITLSSNAFGKGKGIYLPSFEFNLENTRLLLNLIRYAGGELDDSKYITDNLYTECAYYPESKILVVINNSSETQKTSVETEFGVQTLELAPYDTVIKTIG; translated from the coding sequence TTGACCAAACATACTAAGGGCTCTTTTACACTGCCGGGCGAATCCGGATATGAAAAGCTGACACTGGAGCTGGCTGAACGCTGGGGTGCGGATGTGATCCGTGACAGTGACGGCACCAAGCTGTCCGATGAAATTATCAACGCGGGGTACGGGATCTATTCTACGATCTGTATCATCCGTGACCATAATGAATGGGCGTCGCAGAATCCTGACAAGCTGCAGCAGTCCTTCCTGATCACTAATCCGAAGGTAGCGGTACAGGATTACTTGTCCATCTATGTGATGGAGGATTTCTTCGCTGACCAGTTCAGAGTGAATGACTCCAAGGAAGCGTTCAAATACTGGCAGGTTGTTGACCGTACGACGGGTGAGGAGCTTCCGCGTGAGCAGTGGAATTACGACCGTGAATCGGGAAATGTGGTGCTGACCGGGATTACGCCTTGGCATAAATACACCGTCAGCTTCATGGCTTACCGCATCTGGGAAGAAATCTCAATGTACAACCACACCACGAACAACTGGACCAAGGACCACCTCATGCAGATCGACCCGATGTACTCGGAGACTCAGGAGTATATGCTGGACTGGATGGAACAATGGTGCGTGGAGCATAAAGAAACAACCGTAGTCCGCTTTACTTCCCTGTTCTATAACTTCGCCTGGATCTGGGGCAGCAGTGAGCGCAACCGCCACCTGTTCTCCGACTGGGGTTCATATGATTTTACCGTGAGTGCAAGAGCGCTTGATCTGTTTGCCAAAAAATACGGCTATTCCCTGACCGCTGAAGATTTTGTTAACGGCGGCAAGTACCGTGTCAGCCACATTCCGGCCGAGCAGCGTAAGCTGGACTGGATGGAGTTCATTAATGACTTTGTCATTGGCTTCAGCAAGCAGCTTATCGATATTGTTCACAGTCACGGCAAGCTGGCCTATGTCTTTTATGATGACAGCTGGGTTGGCATGGAGCCTTACAATGACCGGTTCGAGGAGTTTGGCTTCGACGGCATGATCAAATGTGTATTCTCCGGCTATGAAGCGCGGATGTGCTCCGGCGTCAAAGTGGACACGCACGAAATCCGTCTGCATCCTTACCTGTTCCCGGTTGGACTGGGCGGTGCCCCTACCTTCATGGAGGGCGGAGACCCTACACTGGATGCGAAGAAGTACTGGATCAACATCCGCCGCGCCCTGCTGCGCGAACCGATTGACCGTATGGGACTTGGCGGCTATCTGCATCTGGTTGAGCCATATCCGGATTTCTGCGACTATATCGAGAAGATTGCCGATGAATTCAGAGAGATCAAAGAGCTGCACAGCAAGGGCAAGCCTTACCAGGTGAAAACCAAGGTAGCGGTGCTGCACAGCTGGGGCAAGCTGAGATCCTGGACGCTGTCCGGCCACTTCCACGAAACCTTTATGCATGATCTGATTCATATCAATGAAGCATTGTCCGGCTCCCCGGTGGAAGTGCAGTTCATCGACTTCGAGGACATCCGTCAGGGCGTACTGAATAACGTTGATGTAGTAATCAATGCAGGTGCGGCAGGTTCTGCCTGGAGCGGCGGCAAGCACTGGAACGACAGCAAAGTGGTCGATATTCTGACCAAGTGGGTATATGAAGGCGGTACATTCATCGGGGTGAACCAGCCTTCTGCAGTAGAAGGGTATGACACGTTCTTCAGAATGGCTCATGTTCTCGGTGTGGATGAGGATACGGGTGCCAGAGTGGTGCATGGCCGGTGGGCTTTTGAAGCCAAGGATGAGCTGGGCCTGCTGCCTGAAGGAGCAACCATCGAAGCGAAGCAGGGCATCTATCTGACAGATGGTGCGGCTTCGGTTGTGCAGCAATCGGGCGGCAGAATCACGCTGTCCTCGAACGCTTTTGGCAAAGGAAAAGGGATCTACCTGCCTTCCTTCGAGTTCAACCTGGAGAATACAAGACTGCTGCTCAACCTGATCCGTTATGCGGGCGGCGAGCTGGATGACAGCAAGTACATCACGGATAACCTCTACACAGAGTGCGCTTACTATCCGGAGAGCAAGATTCTCGTTGTGATCAACAACAGCTCGGAGACGCAGAAGACCTCGGTTGAGACGGAATTCGGCGTGCAGACGCTGGAACTCGCTCCTTATGATACTGTGATTAAAACGATCGGATAA
- the yaaA gene encoding peroxide stress protein YaaA, translating to MRIIISPAKKMKIDTDVFAERQLPQFISESETLLAALQKLNYDELKKIWKCNDDIAAQNVERITHMNLERNLTPAVFAYEGLQYQYMAPGVLQTEELEYLQEHLRILSGFYGMLRPFDGVAPYRLEMQAKLAGPGYSSLYKFWNRKLADQLFAETDCIVNLASKEYSKCISPYLGENVRMVTCVFGQEVNGKITEKATFAKMARGEMVRFMAERQISRVEEIKEYTGLNFAYSDELSDEGTYVFVQG from the coding sequence ATGAGAATCATTATTTCACCTGCCAAGAAGATGAAGATCGACACGGATGTATTCGCGGAGCGTCAGCTGCCGCAGTTCATCAGCGAGTCAGAGACACTGTTAGCAGCATTACAGAAATTGAATTATGATGAGTTAAAAAAGATCTGGAAATGCAATGACGACATTGCCGCGCAGAATGTGGAGCGCATTACCCATATGAATCTGGAGCGGAATCTTACGCCGGCGGTGTTCGCCTACGAAGGTCTGCAATACCAGTACATGGCGCCGGGCGTGCTGCAGACGGAGGAGCTGGAATATCTGCAGGAGCATCTGCGGATTCTCTCCGGGTTCTACGGGATGCTGCGTCCGTTCGACGGCGTTGCTCCTTACCGGCTGGAGATGCAGGCCAAGCTCGCCGGACCCGGCTATAGCTCATTGTACAAGTTCTGGAACCGGAAGCTGGCGGACCAGCTGTTTGCCGAAACCGACTGCATCGTGAACCTGGCCTCCAAGGAGTACAGCAAGTGTATCTCTCCGTATCTGGGCGAGAACGTTCGTATGGTCACATGCGTGTTCGGACAAGAAGTAAACGGGAAAATAACCGAAAAAGCCACCTTCGCCAAAATGGCCCGGGGCGAAATGGTCCGCTTCATGGCCGAGCGGCAGATCAGCCGCGTGGAGGAGATTAAGGAGTATACAGGGCTGAACTTTGCCTACTCGGATGAGCTGTCTGATGAGGGGACTTATGTGTTTGTACAAGGTTAA
- a CDS encoding helix-turn-helix domain-containing protein codes for MDKVSRFKQSIAYIEEHLHSELSLELAAQAGYTSLMQLYRDCYTYTGHSVKEYIRKRRLSVALALIRAAELPLAEIAYACGYSSQQALCKYVKSATAMTPLEYQKSDACYYFPAYDSQPVRQVTVTTNTIPKTLHTAFYYPESDGIEHRAIHALSALLPGYTGRIFGRGGQPRSGEFCYKLAVEYDYELIDRFAGSVFLEAAVHPEFTRTFAKITVNNNEAEITSAWNYLYGEWLRVSMFKQAEGGYFEEYICKRGAVNRLVLYLPVVKRPDYNSIRVEYCDERLFLAASRLGEDAEEQAAAAVITYLSLHNPGAIRKNIEFYVSHNGLSYTCGVRLKLAHVLPEDCGLELVQLPAGQYAVLESSCCSDSRVFGELLDSWIRENGWGRGKTPAFTTYKTNGSHDPEKIQMKVWIRLEAVINR; via the coding sequence ATGGACAAGGTGTCCCGCTTTAAACAATCCATCGCTTACATAGAAGAACACCTGCATAGCGAGCTCAGCCTTGAGCTGGCGGCACAGGCCGGATACACCTCGCTCATGCAGCTCTACCGGGACTGCTACACCTACACCGGGCATTCGGTAAAGGAGTACATCCGCAAACGCCGGCTGTCGGTTGCCCTTGCCCTGATTAGAGCAGCAGAGCTGCCGCTGGCCGAGATTGCCTATGCCTGCGGCTACAGCTCCCAGCAAGCCTTGTGCAAATATGTGAAATCCGCCACAGCTATGACTCCGCTAGAATACCAGAAGAGCGATGCCTGCTACTACTTCCCCGCATATGACAGCCAGCCTGTAAGGCAGGTAACGGTTACTACAAACACTATCCCCAAGACTCTGCATACTGCTTTTTATTATCCTGAATCTGATGGCATTGAACACCGGGCAATACACGCACTGAGCGCTCTTTTACCGGGATATACAGGAAGAATCTTTGGCAGGGGCGGACAGCCGCGCAGCGGAGAGTTCTGTTATAAGCTCGCTGTAGAATACGATTATGAGCTAATAGACCGCTTTGCTGGCAGTGTTTTTCTGGAAGCAGCTGTTCATCCGGAGTTTACCCGCACTTTTGCCAAAATAACGGTCAACAACAATGAAGCTGAGATTACGTCGGCCTGGAACTACCTTTACGGGGAGTGGCTGAGAGTAAGTATGTTCAAGCAGGCTGAGGGCGGTTACTTTGAAGAGTATATTTGTAAGAGAGGTGCCGTGAACAGGCTGGTTTTGTACCTTCCGGTGGTCAAGCGGCCGGATTACAACAGTATCCGCGTGGAGTATTGCGATGAACGGCTGTTTCTGGCCGCCAGCCGCTTGGGAGAGGACGCCGAGGAACAGGCAGCTGCAGCGGTAATCACCTACTTATCCCTCCATAATCCCGGTGCGATAAGAAAAAACATAGAATTCTACGTATCTCACAATGGTCTGAGCTATACGTGTGGTGTACGGTTGAAATTAGCTCACGTGCTGCCGGAGGATTGCGGGCTTGAGCTTGTCCAGCTTCCCGCAGGCCAATATGCTGTATTAGAGAGCAGCTGCTGCAGCGACAGCAGGGTGTTTGGGGAATTGCTGGACAGCTGGATCAGAGAAAACGGATGGGGCAGGGGGAAGACGCCCGCTTTTACTACATATAAGACAAACGGCAGTCATGACCCGGAGAAGATACAGATGAAGGTATGGATCAGGCTGGAAGCTGTTATAAACCGATAA
- a CDS encoding GyrI-like domain-containing protein encodes MSLRKKDLLQQASEGYSPRVKPAILRMVEEMSQMEHSNEVLVEQVTELCAIVDRPEMKIVGLALPVTFESRGYGGFSGFGQAGCILNDYYYTKKLITEGDMALLSGIISSRLQGGDNVVTVRTEVKGDGNYKVLVGYEVDSLEDLPDYLPEYTETLTVPACRYAKVLINEGGQEGQLGYGERMHADEYFVGDFRNATSYVYNPAGCGFNTYDSAGEILTKYEPVMLAQTVAERYASLRFKAVTLPEMKIACSMTLPDSGEFVITKYFDVQDQVFATEAAKYYLHDYYGFAVDSGQEGKYNSCFGTRVSSFAGLPDCVEKITLPGGIYLHISQLEVNGDNPGIPYDAAFNHLEELYLSEHPEYQRDWSRQVIARFRQANAASVFVPLVK; translated from the coding sequence ATGAGTCTAAGAAAAAAGGACCTGCTGCAGCAGGCCTCGGAAGGCTACAGCCCCCGGGTTAAGCCGGCAATCCTGAGAATGGTGGAGGAGATGAGCCAGATGGAGCATTCAAATGAAGTGCTTGTGGAGCAGGTTACTGAGCTATGCGCGATTGTGGATAGGCCGGAGATGAAGATTGTCGGGCTTGCGCTGCCGGTGACGTTCGAAAGCCGGGGCTACGGGGGATTTTCCGGATTCGGGCAGGCGGGCTGTATTCTGAATGACTACTATTATACGAAAAAGCTGATAACGGAAGGAGATATGGCGCTGCTCTCCGGCATAATCAGCAGCAGACTCCAAGGCGGGGACAATGTTGTTACAGTGCGGACAGAGGTTAAAGGTGACGGGAACTATAAGGTGCTTGTGGGCTATGAGGTGGACAGTCTGGAGGACCTGCCTGATTATCTGCCGGAGTATACGGAGACGCTTACAGTGCCGGCCTGCCGGTATGCCAAGGTCCTGATTAATGAGGGCGGGCAGGAAGGGCAGCTTGGGTACGGTGAGCGTATGCATGCGGATGAGTACTTTGTGGGGGATTTCCGCAATGCTACCAGCTATGTATATAATCCTGCGGGCTGCGGGTTCAATACATATGACAGTGCGGGAGAGATTCTGACCAAATATGAACCGGTTATGCTGGCACAGACGGTTGCTGAGCGCTACGCCTCCCTGCGTTTTAAGGCGGTTACTCTCCCAGAGATGAAGATCGCCTGCAGTATGACTTTGCCGGATAGCGGGGAGTTTGTGATTACGAAGTATTTTGACGTGCAGGATCAGGTATTTGCCACTGAAGCAGCAAAATATTATCTGCATGATTACTACGGGTTTGCAGTGGACAGTGGTCAGGAGGGGAAATACAATTCCTGCTTCGGAACAAGAGTCAGCTCGTTTGCCGGATTACCGGATTGTGTAGAAAAGATAACACTGCCGGGCGGCATCTATCTGCACATCAGCCAGCTTGAGGTGAACGGTGATAATCCTGGTATTCCTTATGATGCTGCGTTCAATCACCTGGAGGAGCTGTATCTGTCTGAGCACCCCGAGTACCAGCGCGACTGGAGCAGGCAGGTCATCGCCCGGTTCCGGCAGGCTAATGCGGCTTCGGTGTTTGTTCCGTTGGTGAAATAA
- a CDS encoding VOC family protein has translation MLVTPTLHFYGQCEEAINLYQKAFGLQIKSLLHYADADPHDWDFSITATQQSYVYHAEAYIGTQRIMLADEIGPEASGNPNLVLTITFETDDLVKEAYEALKEGGSIIQPLRTTTYSSSMASVVDRFGFRWGLMTEN, from the coding sequence ATGCTTGTTACGCCTACCCTGCATTTTTACGGACAATGTGAAGAGGCCATTAACCTATATCAAAAAGCCTTCGGCCTGCAGATCAAATCCCTCCTGCATTATGCTGACGCAGATCCGCACGACTGGGATTTCAGCATAACGGCAACGCAGCAAAGCTACGTTTATCACGCAGAGGCTTACATCGGCACTCAGCGTATTATGCTCGCGGATGAAATTGGGCCGGAGGCCTCAGGCAACCCCAATCTTGTCTTGACTATTACCTTTGAAACAGATGATCTGGTAAAAGAAGCCTATGAGGCTCTCAAGGAAGGCGGGAGCATCATCCAGCCTTTGCGCACAACGACATACAGCTCCTCTATGGCTTCCGTGGTGGACAGGTTTGGCTTCCGCTGGGGATTAATGACAGAGAATTAA
- a CDS encoding phosphotransferase enzyme family protein yields the protein MYTKQEYTVQDYILMAQAALEQYDFPGGGLDYLGKSDSVTFRVRTLAENPDILLKLHYSGGERRTSASIESELIWLEALSRDTRLTLPTPVKNRKHELVTVIAYGTLEHLNVTCCRWVKGDLLDREPSPEEVTQLAELMSALHQHAKQWEPPAGFVRPVYHRENLLSSLAQLQSQLPSGLFSTAQFNSLESAANRIAEVIEQQPLTRDNYGIIHSDLHESNYVFCDGEPRPIDFSGCGYGFYLFDVAETFLHLSPVNRRTFLSAYARHNGLPPEYEHLLESYFIWAILRNFAFLSANPVEHEELSRTIPYVIEHFCNKYLNGEPFLLN from the coding sequence TTGTACACAAAGCAAGAATACACAGTGCAAGATTACATTCTAATGGCGCAGGCCGCGCTGGAGCAATATGATTTTCCGGGCGGCGGACTGGATTACTTGGGCAAAAGCGACAGTGTCACTTTTCGGGTCCGTACTCTTGCAGAGAACCCGGACATACTGCTAAAGCTGCATTACTCCGGGGGCGAAAGAAGAACCAGTGCCAGCATCGAATCAGAGCTCATCTGGCTGGAGGCCCTATCCCGCGACACCAGACTAACCCTCCCCACACCGGTAAAAAACCGGAAGCATGAGCTGGTCACCGTTATCGCTTACGGAACATTGGAACACCTTAATGTCACCTGCTGCCGCTGGGTAAAAGGTGACCTCCTTGACCGGGAGCCGAGCCCGGAAGAAGTAACGCAGCTGGCAGAGCTCATGTCGGCGCTGCATCAGCACGCGAAGCAATGGGAACCACCAGCCGGCTTCGTCCGTCCAGTCTATCACCGTGAGAATCTGCTGTCCTCGCTTGCACAATTACAGAGTCAGCTCCCGTCTGGCCTTTTCTCCACAGCGCAATTCAACTCACTGGAATCAGCGGCCAACAGGATTGCGGAGGTCATCGAACAGCAGCCATTAACAAGGGATAACTATGGCATCATTCACTCCGATCTGCATGAGAGCAACTACGTGTTCTGTGACGGTGAGCCGAGACCGATTGATTTTTCCGGCTGCGGATATGGCTTCTACCTGTTTGATGTTGCGGAAACCTTCCTGCACTTATCGCCCGTTAACCGCCGTACCTTCCTTTCTGCCTATGCCCGCCACAACGGGCTGCCGCCGGAGTATGAGCACTTACTGGAGAGCTATTTTATCTGGGCTATTCTCAGAAACTTTGCATTTCTCTCCGCTAATCCAGTGGAGCATGAAGAGCTGTCCAGAACCATCCCTTATGTAATTGAACACTTCTGCAATAAGTATCTGAACGGGGAACCCTTCCTATTGAACTAA